Within the Vigna angularis cultivar LongXiaoDou No.4 chromosome 10, ASM1680809v1, whole genome shotgun sequence genome, the region TGCATAATCAATTGTGGAATTTTCGGGAGGTTGGTAATGTTactaggattttttttttcttcaacttttatTCTTATCTTGCTTTTTGGTTTCGTTTTTGTCATTTTCTTGTCACTTCTATTTTGTAACTGTATTAATTCCATTTATTGGTGAAGCTTGCCTTTCCTTCCTCTATGGGGACCATTTACCCAAATTCTTAATTTGTTAAAGACTCATGGATGACTTTTAATAACTCTAACACCAAACCTGATCATATATTCACAAACACGTGTCTACAAGTTTAAGACGAGATTGCTTAAATCAATAAAGACaagagttgtttttatttgGGATTTCCGGTTCGCTTGAGTTAGCTTCTTGAATTGAGATAGTTTCAGTTCATTTCTAATAATTTCAAATCACATTGTTTATCAtccaatatttttattgaaactttgtatgtatttttcttataattgttGAAAATTTGAAGAATCTTTTTTCTTCGTAACAGGCTGACCTGAATCGAATAAGTAGGAATCAAGTGCCACTCTATGGTTTGGAAGGAAGGTTTGAAAGGATAAACCAACATCCAGTTACGTTgcaataattttgtttttatttagtatGGTGTCATCtgttagaaaattatttttttatattttatttatctgcAGAGTGCTGGGAGTTATTCATTCTCCATAGGAATTACAGAGGTTCTTAATACAAACCTTGTGCTAGAATTAAGTGCGAATGATGTAGAGTATGTTTATCAAAGGTATTATAATTTACTTGGTCTATATATGATTTCGAAACAGTAACGTTCTTCATAATTATAAGTCATGGATATGGATCTGTCTTTTTTTCACAATTGTCACCGAATCACAGATTCAGATGTGACTGAACTTACGTTccctttttaatttgattatttgttaGCTTGAATGAGTCtgtaaaatgacaaaaatagtTCAGAAGTTGGACATTATAGTCATTCAGTGACAAAATTGTTTTACGATGTGATATTGAactctatttttccttttgggtggggggggggggggggggggggggactTTGGATGCTGTTTCCTTTCACTTTTTCGTATGTTCAATCCGTATAGCCAATAAGCAGACAAAATGGAGatcataaattaatatataaagcCGTGGTATGAGACGTGcagaaaatatttgaaaaacgaTGGTGGGAAGTTTCTATAGTCAGCCATTTTTTTATGCACACTACTGAATGACTTTTGGTCGTTAAATACTTCGAATGTCAACCAGAATTATTGTTTTATGGTAAAAAGCGTTTCAAAAGTTGCTTGACATGGTTTTTTTCCCCAGGAGCCCAGGAAAGATTATAAGTGTTAGCGTCCCTACATTTGAAGCCCTAACCCAATTTGGAGTTGCTATAATCACAACTAAGAACACGGGTGAGGTGGAAGCGTCATATAGTTTGACGGTAGTATGCTTCTCTATATTGTGCTTCAGctggtattttttattaatgacaGACAtgcattatttaaatttctatacTCGTGGCACAGTTCTTTAAGTCTTGAAAGCGTTAGTGGAGTTCTGTTCTATTTCtttgtttataataatatgTAATCGGAAACTGggttgtgataatttttttacaaactcTTCTGACCTGTGCTCATTGTTTATGACATATCATTATATGAGGacacaatattttaaataagtacCTAGAAATCTCACACTTCGCATTAATCATTCCTTGTTTACTCATAAGAGTCGTGGGGCAAAATTATTGTTTGTCTAAATGTGTTGTAAAATCAGAAAAACCATAAAGGTTGTAGAACTAGACAAAAATAGAGCTTTTCTTGTGAAGATACACTATGGAAAAAGGGCTAGACAAAGAGTTTACTGCAATATATGAGTGCAATGGCTTGTTATTCTACAAAGGATTTCTCTCTTATTTATAAGAGAGATATTAAGTCCTCGTTATCTTTTGCTTGAGGCTTGTACTTTGCAGTTCTCCCAATTCCATCCAGAGAACTCATCAAATTTCACATTTCtagaaataagaaatttttcTGTCAAAGGATTGTATATCCTGTAACATCTGGAGATGACAATCTCCAAGATCAATATcaaaacttcaagaaaaagatttagatgatgatgataatgatttTCCGCtgaaatttgagatttttcttGAGATACTTCTTGAGATTTTTCTAACACTTCTTGAGATTTTTCTTGGATACTCCAAGTTTTGATAGCATGTTGTAAGATCAGAAAATACATAAAGGTTGTAGAACtagagaaaaaacaaagacGAGAGATTTTCTTGTGAAGATACACTATGAAAGAATAGATAGACAAAGACTCTACTGCAATGCATGAGTGCAGTGACTTATTATTCTACAAAGGATTTCTCTCTTATTTATAAGAGACATATGTCTACTTTTCCACAAAACCAAAACTTAATAAACAAGTTTTACAAAAAACAACTAAGTTTTCCAAATTTTCCACAAAGTTTGACTTTAGAAAAATCTCATTTCTTAACAAAATAATCTCTAATTAGTTGAATGGACTGCATGacataaatatgaatttaagaGGTGCATGCTGCTCCGGATGCTTTTGTTCTATTAGGGTTACAAAAATTTTGGTTAAAATATTTGAGTCTTGCATTGCAGTAATTTTTTGGAGGGTCCAACAAGCTGTAGTTTTAGCCTTTCTACATTGATTGTTTTGTCTTGCAGTTTAATTGCTCCAAGGATATCACCCTGATGGAGGTATTATGCTAAAACATATGTCAGCAATCTGTTTTTTGCCCCTTCCGTAGGTTCTCTGTTATACGTTTTTTTAAACATGCTTCAGGAGCAATTTTTAATAATGAAGCCAAATGAGATTACAACCAGATCGTTCAAACTCTACCCCAGCAATGATCAagcttcaaaatatttttgtgcGGGTAAAGTTGAAACTTAGGATGGATACCTTGCTATTTGTTCTGAGGATAAAAAACTCATTGATATTcactttgtttctttttctggGACGTTTTTAACAAAGCCATATTAAAGGACTCTGATTATAATGAAGTTGATAGAGCCGAATGTCAATTTGCTACGACGGCAACTGTTCTTGACAATGGCACACAGGTTTGTTCTTTCCTGGTACCTCAATTTAGCACGCATTATTCTCAATGACTATGAACACAATGAATTTGTTTAACCCATATAGCTGATTCTGTCTAGCTAAGAAAAGACCTATATTCTCAAGTAATATGAAACTTGTTCAAATCTGGATACTACGTTGCCATTATGTCCTTGAAAGCTGCAACTGATCATATTATGAGAAAAAGATCCCCCCACCTTCCAGCCCCCGTAAAACATGAAAGGGACCCTGCTGTATAGCTTAATTAATGGTTAATGCCTTGTTTAATCTTGGAGATGGAGATGATGGATGAAGAGCGAAGTAAAATAGGATGTTTGATGGATGAAAgatgtgaaaaataagtttaaaaaatggGACAAAAAATTGTGGGAAGTCTCCTTATCTTCTATcaagttaattaaattatacaacttttagaaaacattttattatttctcaCTTATATTTACTTTATCAAAAAACTAAATACCTTCTGActttatttatttgatgttaTCCGTcaacttcaatttattttcatggTGAATGTAATAGAAGTGTTGCCGAGTGGCGTGGAAATTCTAAAAATGCTACCAGTGCTAAGTGGTTGTTTAGACAgcattttttaattctaaatacTTTTATGGAAAATATGTTGGGGATGAGGATGGTGCAATTAATTGCACATGCTCTAATGGATCGTGAATTTGAGCATGAAAAACTATCGCAACTACCGTATTTTGAAAATGTGTTGCGTAAATGACAATTAATTGTCTGTTGTTCTTATTTGAACTTCGCGTGAAATCCTATAGCAGGCAATTAATGGACAATGCAATACCGTTTCCCGTAGATATATTAACTTAATCAGAAAGGTAGTCTTCTGGTTGCTTCACAGTATATGCTAGTTATTGGGGTGTTATCGCAACAAATTTTGAATCTCTAAATCTCCTATTTCTGCAGGGGATGCCTTTTCAACCACCGGAGACAAGTTTAAATGGTTTCTTTGATTCTATTGAAAACTTATGGAATAAACTTTGGACCAGCTTAACAGAATTTATGACTGGAAGAACTTGTAGGTATTATTATTTCTACTATGCTTTGTATTTGCGAACTATACAATTTAAATTCTaacataaaatacaaaatatgaatttcctaaattttgtatcatttttattctttggCAATATCTAGAGTTGCTTTGatagttatatatatttcttcattGACACCACCCACTTTGATTAGAAATTCTACACACCAAACACGGATTAGTAGCACTGACTGTCGTGAACACGTGAAAGCCTTGAAGACAGTCTTTGGAATATTCCGTCATTAAAGCATAAAGGATTAAAACTGggattattttatgaaaaaactgTTCTGAAATTTAGTCAGTATCAAAATTACACAAAAAGTTGGTGCACGTATTCAACTTTACTCTAGTTCCATTTGCATAAAATCCTTCCTATTTCCTTCATGACGTTTGTAATAGACTGATAATGAGTTTTGCCATCTATCTGTtcttagtaatttaattttcgtTATAAACTATTACCTGAACATTGAAGCAGGGTATTGGAATATCAATAACTACATTTTGCTTTCATAACCATAAAccttttgtttaatatttgattCATATGTCTTGACTACTTGATAAAATTTCTTCCACGCGTCTCGGTCTGGGTGGGAGAAAAGACAAAAATGCTCTGGGTTTTTTGACTTCAAGTGCCACATACAATATGTATGCTTGAGTTGGGTAATGATGTTTGGTCTGTTTTTGGCAATTTTTCCGACAGGTATGATTTCTATTCAATGTCTATTAGTTACTATATAATTTGTACATTCAGCAGAGcaacttaaaataaatactatTCTTTGAATTGCAGTGCTTGTACTATTATGGCTTTTACACCAAAAGGGTCTATTTGATCCTCTTTATGACTGGTGGGACGATCTCTTAGACGCTGATGAACAAATCGTCATGGATAAACGCAAAACCACAACTGACAAGGGACATCACCATATTCATGACAGCAACCATCACAAGCAAGAGTTTAGGCGCCCTAACTATAATGCTCGATATAGGCGAAGGACCGCTTATGAGCATAAACTCAAGCATTCGGGAAGGAGCTCTgattattttgatgatttacaTGTTCATAAAGAAATGCACAAGCATTCTGAAAGGAATTCCGATTATTTTGATCATTCACACCATGTTCATAAAGAAATGCACAAGCATGGTCATAAGAAAAAGAACATGGATAATCGGCAGCATACTGCTGACCATCCTGCACACCACAAACACAGAAAGAAATGGGATAGTTCAGAGGGACAAGAGAAGAAGATAAAGCATGATAAAGTGAGGCAAGAAAATTATGGCAAACGCAGACAAGTTCAGCTAGATGAGCCAGAGGATGAGTAGATTGAAGCCCGAACTTACAACTTAATGCggacatcttttttttttttactttcagaCACCAAAGTTTAACAGCAACTTGCTAGTTGATATACCTACTTCATTGAATCATGGTTACGCTTTATCCTTTTACCTTCTCCTATTTCCACTCCTAATCTT harbors:
- the LOC108334727 gene encoding protein HAPLESS 2 isoform X2 yields the protein MALHSRISVILIIFILFCFLVFLVSGIQIISKSKLEKCEKNSDSKNLNCTTKIVVNMAVPSGSSGGEASIVAELVEVEENSTRKMQTLRIPPVITINKTSAYALYELTYIRDVPYKPEEYYVQTRKCEPDAGANVVKICERLRDEEGHIIENTQPICCPCGPQRRMPSSCGNFFDKLTKGKANTAHCVRFPGDWFHVFGIGRRTLGFSVRIQVKSGTKISEVVVAPENRTVISDDKFLRVNLIGDFVGYTNIPSFEDFYLVVPRQGSPGQPQDLGRNISMWMLLERVRFTLDSVECNKIGVSYEAFNRQPNFCSSPFWTCLHNQLWNFREADLNRISRNQVPLYGLEGRFERINQHPSAGSYSFSIGITEVLNTNLVLELSANDVEYVYQRSPGKIISVSVPTFEALTQFGVAIITTKNTGEVEASYSLTFNCSKDITLMEEQFLIMKPNEITTRSFKLYPSNDQASKYFCAAILKDSDYNEVDRAECQFATTATVLDNGTQGMPFQPPETSLNGFFDSIENLWNKLWTSLTEFMTGRTCRQKCSGFFDFKCHIQYVCLSWVMMFGLFLAIFPTVLVLLWLLHQKGLFDPLYDWWDDLLDADEQIVMDKRKTTTDKGHHHIHDSNHHKQEFRRPNYNARYRRRTAYEHKLKHSGRSSDYFDDLHVHKEMHKHSERNSDYFDHSHHVHKEMHKHGHKKKNMDNRQHTADHPAHHKHRKKWDSSEGQEKKIKHDKVRQENYGKRRQVQLDEPEDE
- the LOC108334727 gene encoding protein HAPLESS 2 isoform X1, with protein sequence MALHSRISVILIIFILFCFLVFLVSGIQIISKSKLEKCEKNSDSKNLNCTTKIVVNMAVPSGSSGGEASIVAELVEVEENSTRKMQTLRIPPVITINKTSAYALYELTYIRDVPYKPEEYYVQTRKCEPDAGANVVKICERLRDEEGHIIENTQPICCPCGPQRRMPSSCGNFFDKLTKGKANTAHCVRFPGDWFHVFGIGRRTLGFSVRIQVKSGTKISEVVVAPENRTVISDDKFLRVNLIGDFVGYTNIPSFEDFYLVVPRQGSPGQPQDLGRNISMWMLLERVRFTLDSVECNKIGVSYEAFNRQPNFCSSPFWTCLHNQLWNFREADLNRISRNQVPLYGLEGRFERINQHPSAGSYSFSIGITEVLNTNLVLELSANDVEYVYQRSPGKIISVSVPTFEALTQFGVAIITTKNTGEVEASYSLTFNCSKDITLMEEQFLIMKPNEITTRSFKLYPSNDQASKYFCAAILKDSDYNEVDRAECQFATTATVLDNGTQQAINGQCNTVSRRYINLIRKGMPFQPPETSLNGFFDSIENLWNKLWTSLTEFMTGRTCRQKCSGFFDFKCHIQYVCLSWVMMFGLFLAIFPTVLVLLWLLHQKGLFDPLYDWWDDLLDADEQIVMDKRKTTTDKGHHHIHDSNHHKQEFRRPNYNARYRRRTAYEHKLKHSGRSSDYFDDLHVHKEMHKHSERNSDYFDHSHHVHKEMHKHGHKKKNMDNRQHTADHPAHHKHRKKWDSSEGQEKKIKHDKVRQENYGKRRQVQLDEPEDE